A genomic region of Lagopus muta isolate bLagMut1 chromosome 19, bLagMut1 primary, whole genome shotgun sequence contains the following coding sequences:
- the DOLPP1 gene encoding dolichyldiphosphatase 1: protein MAAVGECSLPAPWRPVSLTHVEYPAGDFSGQLLAYLSLGPIFIIVGFVTLIIFKRELHTISFLGGLAFNEGVNWLIKNVIREPRPCEEAHSTVTTKYGMPSSHSQFMWFFSVYSFLFLYLRMHQTNNARFLDLLWRHVLSICLVTVALLVSYSRVYLLYHTWSQVLYGGVAGSVMAIAWFAFTQEILTPLFPRIAAWPISEFFLIRDTSLIPNILWFEYTVTRAEARNRQRKLGTKLQ, encoded by the exons ATGGCCGCAGTCGGAGAGTGCTCGCTCCCCGCTCCGTGGCGGCCGGTCTCCCTCACTCACGTCGAGTATCCCGCAG GTGATTTCTCTGGTCAGCTTTTAGCTTATTTGAGTCTTGGTCCAATATTCATTATTGTTGGCTTTGTAACACTCATCATATTCAAGAGAGAGCTTCACACG ATCTCTTTCTTGGGAGGGCTGGCTTTCAACGAGGGAGTGAACTGgttaataaaaaatgttatcCGGGAGCCACGGCCCTGTGAAG aAGCCCATTCAACAGTGACCACAAAATATGGGATGCCGTCCAGCCACTCCCAGTTCATGTGGTTTTTCTCTGTCtattcatttctgttcctttatttAAG aaTGCACCAAACAAACAATGCGAGGTTTCTGGATTTACTATGGCGACATGTGCTGTCCATCTGCCTCGTCACAGTGGCTTTGCTAGTCTCATATAGTAG GGTTTATTTGCTTTACCACACCTGGAGCCAAGTCTTATATGGAGGTGTGGCAGGAAGCGTTATGGCCATAGCCTGGTTTGCCTTCACACAAGAGATACTAACTCCTCTCTTCCCAAGGATAGCTGCATG GCCCATTTCAGAGTTCTTTTTAATCCGAGACACCAGCCTCATTCCTAACATCCTGTGGTTTGAATATACAGTCACAAGAGCAGAAGCAAG AAACAGACAGCGCAAGCTGGGTACGAAGCTCCAGTGA